The Petropleomorpha daqingensis genome includes a window with the following:
- a CDS encoding GAF domain-containing protein, translating into MDPTGSALPLADELAVVFARMSGLLLSHETVTTALGLVTSLAVETVPGSVGAGVTIVDERGRRSSAATDARVERADALQYERDEGPCLAATALRQVVRVDDLSDDPRWPFWAAEARPLGLRSALSAPMVAGDRALGAMKVYADRPHAFDAHAERLMGLFSAQAAVLVANVQSYERAQRRSDELQQAVRDRDLVSVAKGVLMARHGVDEDAAFGMLLARDTQDALPLREVARTVAGSAVRRRR; encoded by the coding sequence GTGGACCCGACGGGTTCCGCACTGCCCCTGGCCGACGAGCTGGCCGTCGTCTTCGCCCGGATGTCCGGCCTGCTGCTGTCCCACGAGACGGTGACCACCGCGCTCGGCCTGGTCACGTCCCTCGCGGTCGAGACGGTGCCCGGCTCGGTGGGCGCCGGCGTCACCATCGTCGACGAGCGCGGCCGGCGCAGCTCGGCCGCCACCGATGCGCGGGTCGAGCGCGCCGATGCGCTGCAGTACGAGCGGGACGAGGGTCCCTGCCTGGCCGCGACGGCGCTGCGGCAGGTCGTGCGCGTCGACGACCTGTCCGACGACCCTCGCTGGCCGTTCTGGGCGGCCGAGGCGCGACCGCTGGGGCTGCGCTCGGCACTGAGCGCCCCGATGGTCGCCGGCGACCGGGCGCTGGGCGCGATGAAGGTCTACGCCGACCGGCCGCACGCGTTCGACGCGCACGCCGAGCGGCTGATGGGCCTGTTCTCCGCGCAGGCCGCCGTCCTGGTCGCCAACGTGCAGTCCTACGAGCGCGCGCAGCGGCGCTCCGACGAGCTGCAGCAGGCCGTGCGCGACCGCGACCTGGTGAGCGTGGCGAAGGGCGTGCTCATGGCCCGGCACGGCGTCGACGAGGACGCCGCGTTCGGCATGCTGCTGGCGCGGGACACCCAGGACGCCCTGCCGCTGCGGGAGGTCGCGCGCACCGTCGCGGGCTCCGCCGTCCGCCGGCGGCGGTGA
- a CDS encoding uridine kinase family protein — protein MRALVDRLRAAPARLGAVRLVCVDGPAGSGKTTFAGRLAAALGPGAEQVHMDDLYAGWTLTGAAARLAAGVLRPLADGEPGGYHRYDWAARRFAAQPTPVPVPEVLVVEGCGSSPAALDPWTTLRVWVEAPAQLRLARGLARDGEEHEADWRAWQRTEARWFAADRTRERAQLIVDGAAQEAR, from the coding sequence GTGAGGGCCCTGGTCGACCGACTGCGCGCGGCGCCGGCCCGGCTCGGCGCCGTCCGGCTGGTCTGCGTCGACGGACCGGCCGGCTCGGGCAAGACGACGTTCGCCGGCCGGCTGGCCGCCGCCCTCGGGCCGGGCGCCGAGCAGGTGCACATGGACGACCTCTACGCCGGCTGGACGCTGACCGGCGCCGCCGCCCGGCTGGCCGCCGGGGTGCTGCGGCCGCTCGCCGACGGCGAGCCCGGCGGGTACCACCGCTACGACTGGGCCGCCCGGCGGTTCGCCGCGCAGCCGACCCCGGTGCCGGTTCCGGAGGTGCTGGTCGTCGAGGGGTGCGGCTCGAGCCCGGCCGCCCTCGACCCGTGGACGACGCTGCGGGTCTGGGTCGAGGCCCCGGCGCAGCTGCGCCTGGCCCGAGGGCTGGCCAGGGACGGCGAGGAGCACGAGGCGGACTGGCGGGCCTGGCAGCGGACCGAGGCCCGCTGGTTCGCCGCCGACCGCACCCGCGAACGGGCGCAGCTGATCGTGGACGGCGCAGCGCAGGAAGCGCGGTAG
- a CDS encoding MBL fold metallo-hydrolase gives MDITGTAQHEAWRARALPPVERLREDLWSVPVPIPHGGLRYVTAYVLALPGGGLGLIDTGWDSDEGWTALSDGLAALGGSVSDVRGVLVTHLHFDHLGLAGRVREASGAWVAMHPADAGIVASPVHRDPAASVAAEVAFLVSLGADPDEATADVGPPEHHAPFSRMALADRLLEDGDVADLPGWRLRAVHTPGHTPGHLCFAEERTGLLFSGDHVLPRISPNISTMHNGLADPLRAYLASLAAVAGRGEPTEVLPAHEWRFRGLASRTDELAAHHEHRLAELLTAVRGHPGSTPWELAAHLTWSRPWDQYERRMRIFAVTETDAHLRLLASRGLVVGSGSTVPTWTAAVR, from the coding sequence GTGGACATCACCGGGACCGCGCAGCACGAGGCGTGGCGGGCGCGCGCCCTCCCACCCGTCGAGCGGCTGCGCGAGGACCTCTGGTCGGTCCCGGTGCCGATCCCGCACGGCGGGCTGCGCTACGTCACCGCCTACGTGCTGGCGCTGCCCGGCGGTGGGCTCGGCCTGATCGACACTGGCTGGGACAGCGACGAGGGGTGGACGGCGCTCTCCGACGGCCTCGCCGCGCTCGGCGGCTCGGTGTCCGACGTCCGCGGCGTCCTCGTGACCCACCTGCACTTCGACCACCTCGGCCTGGCCGGCCGGGTCCGCGAGGCCTCCGGTGCGTGGGTGGCCATGCACCCGGCCGACGCCGGGATCGTCGCCTCCCCCGTGCACCGCGACCCGGCCGCCTCGGTCGCCGCCGAGGTCGCGTTCCTGGTCTCGCTCGGCGCCGACCCCGACGAGGCGACCGCCGACGTCGGCCCGCCGGAGCACCACGCGCCCTTCTCGCGGATGGCCCTGGCCGACCGGCTGCTCGAGGACGGCGACGTCGCCGACCTGCCCGGCTGGCGGCTGCGCGCCGTGCACACCCCCGGCCACACCCCGGGCCACCTGTGCTTCGCCGAGGAGCGCACCGGGCTGCTGTTCTCCGGCGACCACGTGCTGCCCCGGATCAGCCCCAACATCTCGACGATGCACAACGGGCTGGCCGATCCGCTGCGCGCCTACCTCGCCTCGCTGGCCGCCGTCGCCGGCCGGGGCGAGCCGACCGAGGTGCTGCCGGCGCACGAGTGGCGCTTCCGGGGCCTGGCCTCGCGCACCGACGAGCTGGCCGCCCACCACGAGCACCGGCTCGCCGAGCTGCTCACCGCGGTGCGGGGGCACCCGGGCAGCACGCCGTGGGAGCTCGCCGCCCACCTCACCTGGTCGCGGCCGTGGGACCAGTACGAGCGGCGGATGCGGATCTTCGCCGTCACCGAGACCGACGCCCACCTGCGGCTGCTGGCCAGCCGGGGGCTCGTGGTCGGCAGCGGGAGCACCGTCCCCACCTGGACCGCCGCCGTCCGGTGA